The Erythrobacter aurantius genome includes a window with the following:
- the coxB gene encoding cytochrome c oxidase subunit II — MKFGFLALMAAVFVLATPQVSLAQEVDAAADDAAAATVEGAVDAAVYTPMAPTDGKGMPVDRGLTFQDQYTADGAYALWMHDWILLPVITAISLFVLALLLWVIVRYNRRANPIPSKNTHNTAIEVIWTVIPALILVVIAVPSITLLARQFETPPADAITIKAVGYQWYWGYEYPDHDIELVSNMLDENEALTSGEPHQLAVDNRMVVPVGVPLRIQTTAADVIHAFAVPSLWFKQDAVPGRLNERMLVIDEPGVYYGQCSELCGALHGYMPIAVEAVPMEDFEKWVASKGGTMPGAEAVAEAAPATEGEAEAAPAA, encoded by the coding sequence ATGAAATTTGGATTTCTCGCGCTGATGGCGGCTGTGTTCGTTCTTGCGACACCGCAGGTTTCCTTGGCGCAGGAAGTGGATGCAGCTGCAGATGATGCTGCGGCAGCTACCGTGGAGGGCGCTGTTGATGCTGCTGTCTACACGCCGATGGCGCCGACTGATGGCAAGGGTATGCCCGTCGACCGCGGCCTGACCTTCCAGGATCAGTACACGGCTGATGGTGCCTACGCGCTGTGGATGCATGACTGGATCCTGCTCCCGGTGATCACCGCGATCAGCCTGTTTGTTCTCGCTTTGCTGCTGTGGGTGATCGTGCGCTACAATCGCCGTGCCAACCCGATCCCGTCCAAGAACACCCATAACACCGCTATCGAAGTGATCTGGACCGTGATTCCGGCCCTGATCCTCGTCGTCATTGCGGTGCCTTCGATCACGCTGCTTGCGCGTCAATTCGAAACGCCGCCCGCCGACGCGATCACGATCAAGGCCGTGGGTTATCAGTGGTATTGGGGTTATGAATATCCCGATCATGACATCGAGCTCGTGTCGAACATGCTCGACGAAAACGAAGCGCTGACCAGCGGTGAGCCTCACCAGTTGGCAGTCGACAACCGCATGGTTGTGCCGGTTGGTGTGCCACTGCGCATCCAGACCACCGCTGCCGATGTGATCCATGCTTTCGCCGTGCCGTCGCTGTGGTTCAAGCAGGATGCGGTTCCCGGCCGTCTGAACGAACGCATGCTCGTGATTGACGAGCCGGGCGTTTACTACGGTCAGTGTTCCGAGCTGTGCGGAGCCCTGCATGGCTACATGCCGATCGCAGTCGAAGCTGTGCCGATGGAAGACTTTGAAAAGTGGGTCGCTTCCAAGGGTGGCACCATGCCGGGCGCCGAAGCGGTTGCTGAAGCTGCTCCCGCGACCGAAGGCGAGGCGGAAGCTGCCCCGGCAGCCTAA
- the ctaD gene encoding cytochrome c oxidase subunit I: MATTADSFAPAAGHGGDHGHDHADHKPGFFARWFMSTNHKDIGTLYLIFAIIAGIVGGAISGIMRFELAEPGIQYLHWFANSSPEDIAAAGHMWNVFITAHGLIMVFFMVMPAMIGGFGNWFVPLMIGAPDMAFPRMNNISFWLTVVGFLSLLFSMFVPGGSGLGAGVGWTVYAPLSTTGSVGPAVDFAIFSLHLAGAGSILGATNFITTIFNMRAPGMTLHKMPLFVWSVLVTAFLLLLALPVLAAAITMLLTDRNFGTTFFNPAGGGDPVLYQHLFWFFGHPEVYIMILPGFGMISQIVATFSRKPVFGYLGMAYAMVAIGVVGFIVWAHHMYTVGLDVNTKMYFTAATMVIAVPTGVKIFSWIATMWGGSLEFKSPMVWALGFIFLFTVGGVTGVVLANGGIDDNLHDTYYVVAHFHYVLSMGAVFSMFAGFYYWFPKMSGRMHSELLSHIHFWTFFVGVNVIFFPQHFLGMQGMPRRYPDYPEAFAYWNEISSIGYVIMAGSMVLFFANLAYAFLAGKKAEANPWGEGATTLEWTLSSPPPFHQFETLPVIEDHHDYHDHRPATA, from the coding sequence ATGGCAACCACCGCTGACAGTTTCGCACCGGCCGCAGGACATGGTGGCGATCATGGTCATGATCACGCGGACCACAAGCCGGGCTTCTTCGCCCGCTGGTTCATGTCGACTAACCACAAGGATATCGGCACGCTTTACCTGATCTTCGCGATCATCGCGGGGATCGTCGGTGGTGCCATTTCGGGCATCATGCGGTTTGAGCTGGCCGAGCCGGGCATCCAGTATCTGCACTGGTTTGCGAATTCCTCGCCTGAGGATATCGCGGCGGCGGGCCACATGTGGAACGTTTTCATCACCGCTCACGGCCTGATCATGGTGTTCTTCATGGTCATGCCCGCGATGATCGGCGGCTTCGGCAACTGGTTTGTTCCGTTGATGATCGGCGCGCCTGACATGGCGTTCCCGCGCATGAACAACATCTCCTTCTGGTTGACCGTTGTCGGCTTCCTGAGCCTGTTGTTCTCGATGTTCGTTCCGGGTGGCAGCGGTCTTGGTGCCGGTGTGGGCTGGACGGTCTATGCGCCGCTTTCGACCACCGGTTCGGTTGGCCCGGCTGTCGACTTTGCGATCTTCTCGCTCCACCTCGCAGGTGCGGGCTCGATCCTGGGTGCGACCAACTTCATCACCACCATCTTCAATATGCGTGCGCCGGGCATGACCCTGCACAAGATGCCGCTGTTCGTTTGGTCGGTGCTGGTTACGGCATTCCTGCTGCTCCTGGCGCTGCCGGTGCTGGCTGCGGCCATCACCATGCTGCTGACCGATCGCAACTTCGGCACGACCTTCTTCAATCCTGCCGGTGGTGGTGATCCGGTGCTCTATCAGCACCTGTTCTGGTTCTTTGGTCATCCCGAAGTGTACATCATGATCCTGCCGGGCTTCGGCATGATCTCGCAGATCGTGGCTACCTTCAGCCGCAAGCCGGTATTCGGCTACCTCGGCATGGCATACGCCATGGTCGCGATCGGCGTCGTCGGCTTCATCGTGTGGGCGCACCACATGTACACCGTCGGCCTCGACGTGAATACGAAGATGTACTTCACCGCGGCCACCATGGTCATCGCGGTTCCGACCGGGGTGAAGATCTTCAGCTGGATCGCGACGATGTGGGGCGGCAGCCTCGAATTCAAGTCGCCGATGGTCTGGGCGCTGGGCTTCATTTTCCTGTTCACCGTTGGCGGTGTGACGGGCGTGGTGCTGGCCAACGGCGGTATCGACGACAACCTGCACGACACCTACTACGTGGTGGCGCACTTCCACTACGTGCTGTCGATGGGTGCCGTGTTCTCGATGTTCGCCGGCTTCTACTACTGGTTCCCGAAGATGAGCGGCCGGATGCATTCCGAACTGCTGTCGCACATCCACTTCTGGACCTTCTTCGTTGGCGTGAACGTTATCTTCTTCCCGCAGCACTTCCTCGGGATGCAGGGCATGCCGCGTCGTTACCCCGACTATCCGGAAGCATTCGCCTACTGGAACGAGATCAGCTCGATCGGCTATGTGATCATGGCGGGCTCGATGGTGCTGTTCTTCGCCAACCTCGCCTACGCCTTCCTGGCCGGCAAGAAGGCTGAAGCCAACCCGTGGGGTGAAGGTGCGACCACGCTTGAGTGGACTCTCTCGAGCCCGCCGCCGTTCCACCAGTTCGAAACCCTTCCGGTGATCGAGGACCACCACGATTACCACGATCACCGTCCGGCAACCGCCTGA
- a CDS encoding heme o synthase: MNTATTSTMLPTEWRDFFALTKPRVMTLVVFTAICGLLAAPGTIHPVLGFTAILAIAMGAGGSAVLNQWWEADLDAGMKRTANRPLPGGRMRRDDARDFGVFLSAVSVALMGVAIGWLAAALLLGAIIYYAVIYTIWLKPRTPQNIVIGGGAGAFPPMIGWIAVTGEVTAMPVLLFAIIFMWTPPHFWALALFVQSDYAKVGIPMMPVVAGERSTRRQILAYTVLLAPVTLAPWLIGGTSWVYGSVAVVLSILFFALAVPVGTRTRSEVDSMTPEKTLFKFSIYYLFVLFAALVADRMLAANGLIGPGIFG, translated from the coding sequence ATGAACACCGCAACCACATCGACGATGCTGCCGACGGAATGGCGCGATTTCTTCGCGCTGACGAAGCCGCGCGTCATGACACTGGTGGTGTTCACGGCGATCTGCGGCCTGCTCGCAGCTCCGGGCACGATTCACCCCGTCCTCGGATTTACGGCCATTCTCGCCATCGCCATGGGCGCAGGCGGTTCGGCTGTGCTGAACCAGTGGTGGGAAGCCGACCTGGATGCGGGGATGAAGCGTACTGCCAACCGCCCTCTGCCGGGTGGCCGTATGCGGCGCGATGACGCGCGTGATTTCGGCGTGTTCCTGTCTGCAGTTTCTGTCGCGCTCATGGGCGTCGCAATCGGCTGGCTCGCTGCGGCGTTGCTGCTTGGTGCGATCATCTATTACGCGGTCATCTACACCATCTGGCTGAAGCCGCGCACCCCGCAGAACATCGTGATCGGTGGCGGGGCTGGCGCGTTCCCGCCGATGATCGGCTGGATCGCTGTTACCGGCGAAGTCACCGCCATGCCGGTGCTGCTGTTCGCCATCATCTTCATGTGGACCCCGCCGCATTTCTGGGCGCTCGCGCTGTTCGTGCAGTCCGATTATGCCAAGGTCGGCATCCCGATGATGCCGGTTGTTGCGGGTGAGCGTTCGACCCGTCGCCAGATTCTTGCCTACACGGTCCTGCTTGCGCCGGTGACGCTGGCCCCGTGGCTGATTGGTGGGACGAGCTGGGTTTACGGCTCCGTCGCCGTCGTGCTTTCCATCCTGTTCTTCGCGCTGGCAGTGCCAGTCGGCACAAGGACGCGGAGCGAGGTCGATTCGATGACCCCGGAAAAGACCCTGTTCAAATTCAGCATCTACTACCTCTTCGTCCTGTTTGCCGCTCTGGTGGCTGATCGGATGCTCGCAGCCAACGGGCTGATCGGGCCGGGAATCTTCGGATGA
- a CDS encoding cytochrome c oxidase assembly protein, whose translation MASLPLDGDQSRKNVRTGSLAFLGAVAMLGLGYASVPLYDLFCRVTGFGGTTQVASEADANAAAAVGTMREISIRFDASTARDVPWDFRPARSTDTVRIGQRDIATYVAKNNSAVPITGTATFNVEPAQAGIYFNKIQCFCFTEQTLEPGQEVNMPVLYFVDPAILDDEVIGDIEQITLSYTFHRAKEPVSSALDRTQ comes from the coding sequence ATGGCGAGCCTTCCTCTTGATGGCGACCAGAGCCGCAAGAATGTGCGAACCGGGTCACTCGCCTTTCTCGGCGCAGTAGCCATGCTCGGCCTCGGCTATGCGTCGGTGCCGTTGTATGACCTGTTCTGCCGCGTCACCGGCTTTGGTGGGACGACGCAGGTGGCGAGCGAAGCCGATGCCAATGCGGCAGCGGCCGTGGGCACCATGCGGGAAATCTCGATCCGCTTCGACGCATCGACCGCGCGCGATGTTCCGTGGGATTTCCGCCCGGCCCGATCGACCGACACTGTTCGCATCGGCCAGCGCGACATCGCGACCTATGTCGCCAAGAACAATTCGGCTGTGCCTATCACCGGTACCGCGACCTTTAACGTGGAGCCCGCGCAGGCCGGCATCTATTTCAACAAGATCCAGTGCTTCTGCTTTACCGAGCAGACGCTCGAACCCGGGCAGGAAGTCAACATGCCCGTGCTCTATTTCGTCGATCCTGCCATCCTTGACGATGAAGTGATCGGCGATATCGAGCAAATCACATTGAGTTACACTTTTCACCGCGCGAAAGAGCCCGTATCGAGTGCTCTGGACCGCACGCAATAA
- a CDS encoding cytochrome c oxidase subunit 3 codes for MAGNVNHDYHILDPDPWPLIGAFAALTFTSGMVLSFYPDLFGAAANVVIWAGLAGLLATFFFWFRNVVIEAQRGDHTPVVQLHMRYGMILFIASEVMFFVGWFWSFFDFALFPDPLVVTAAGTAEQATNNLFLSEGKLGLGTLVPEGMEVLDPFSLPLLNTLILLCSGTTVTWAHHALIHGDREGLKQGLWATVALGVLFSCIQAYEYSVAPFLFGQNTYSSAFYMATGFHGFHVLIGTIFLCVCLYRAYIGHFTPRQHFGFEAAAWYWHFVDVVWLFLFIAVYIWGGAGAEVH; via the coding sequence ATGGCTGGAAACGTAAACCACGACTATCACATTCTGGACCCGGATCCGTGGCCGCTGATCGGTGCGTTTGCCGCGCTGACATTCACGAGCGGCATGGTGCTGAGCTTCTACCCTGACCTGTTCGGCGCGGCTGCCAATGTCGTGATCTGGGCCGGTCTGGCAGGTCTGCTGGCAACCTTCTTTTTCTGGTTCCGCAATGTCGTGATCGAAGCCCAGCGCGGTGATCACACTCCGGTGGTGCAGCTTCACATGCGCTACGGCATGATTCTGTTCATCGCTTCGGAAGTCATGTTCTTCGTGGGCTGGTTCTGGAGCTTCTTCGACTTCGCGCTGTTCCCCGATCCTTTGGTGGTAACCGCTGCGGGCACCGCCGAACAGGCGACCAACAACCTGTTCCTGAGCGAAGGCAAGCTTGGCCTCGGCACTCTCGTGCCCGAAGGCATGGAAGTGCTCGACCCGTTCAGCCTGCCGCTGCTCAACACGCTGATCCTGCTGTGTTCGGGTACCACGGTGACCTGGGCGCACCACGCACTGATCCACGGCGACCGCGAAGGTCTGAAGCAGGGGCTCTGGGCTACCGTTGCGCTCGGAGTGCTGTTCAGCTGCATTCAGGCCTACGAATACAGTGTCGCGCCGTTCCTTTTCGGCCAGAACACCTACAGCTCGGCCTTCTACATGGCGACCGGGTTCCACGGGTTCCACGTTCTGATCGGTACGATCTTCCTGTGCGTGTGCCTCTACCGGGCCTACATTGGCCACTTCACCCCGCGTCAGCACTTCGGGTTCGAAGCTGCCGCGTGGTACTGGCACTTCGTTGACGTGGTTTGGCTGTTTCTCTTCATCGCCGTTTACATCTGGGGCGGTGCGGGAGCCGAAGTCCACTGA
- a CDS encoding DUF983 domain-containing protein has product MFEAPARVALECSGCRLDLGALERGGRFAGMLTVILAIVLMMIAVGIEAAFRPPLWLQAAFWAPVTVGGVIFALRLYKHLLLYAAYERQKEPSE; this is encoded by the coding sequence TTGTTTGAAGCACCCGCGCGCGTTGCGCTGGAATGCTCCGGATGCCGGCTTGATCTTGGCGCGTTGGAGCGCGGCGGGCGGTTTGCCGGAATGCTGACGGTGATCCTCGCAATCGTACTGATGATGATCGCCGTCGGGATAGAGGCGGCGTTTCGGCCACCCCTTTGGCTTCAGGCCGCATTCTGGGCACCGGTGACAGTGGGCGGGGTGATCTTTGCCCTCCGTCTCTATAAGCACCTGCTGCTCTATGCGGCGTATGAACGGCAGAAGGAGCCTTCCGAATGA
- a CDS encoding SURF1 family cytochrome oxidase biogenesis protein produces the protein MIRQLPLIPTIIVVAAAGVMVWLGFWQLGRADEKAELIARYETALAEAEEIAWPSPDTYEASLFRRSRVDCVQVRGIDSVSGKSDRGQSGWAHIARCDHNGAGVADVAIGWSRDPNPPEWSGGSVTGIVAPYGETVKLVASEGLAGLRPLARPNPNDLPNNHLAYAGQWFFFALTALAIYGFALRSRLAKRD, from the coding sequence ATGATCCGCCAATTGCCGTTGATCCCGACGATTATCGTTGTCGCCGCGGCCGGGGTGATGGTGTGGCTGGGCTTCTGGCAATTGGGCCGGGCCGATGAGAAGGCAGAACTGATCGCAAGGTATGAAACGGCGCTGGCGGAGGCCGAGGAAATCGCATGGCCTTCGCCCGACACGTATGAAGCCTCGCTCTTTCGTCGCAGCCGCGTCGATTGCGTGCAGGTGAGAGGCATCGACTCCGTTTCCGGCAAATCGGATCGCGGACAATCGGGCTGGGCGCATATTGCCCGGTGTGACCATAATGGGGCGGGAGTAGCGGATGTTGCCATCGGCTGGTCCAGAGACCCCAATCCGCCTGAATGGAGCGGAGGCTCCGTTACCGGTATCGTTGCCCCCTATGGCGAAACCGTCAAACTGGTCGCGTCCGAGGGACTGGCGGGTCTGCGCCCGCTTGCGCGTCCTAACCCCAACGACCTTCCCAACAACCACTTGGCCTATGCCGGTCAGTGGTTCTTTTTCGCGCTCACCGCTTTGGCAATCTACGGGTTCGCGCTGCGTTCGAGACTGGCGAAGCGGGACTAG
- the thrC gene encoding threonine synthase, translating into MEYISTRGSAPVLDFEGVTLAGLASDGGLYLPREWPRFSEAQIRDLRGLPYWQVAVEVMAPFLGDSLTREELTEICQQVYGGEFSHAAVTPLVQLDEQHWLLELFHGPTLAFKDVALQLLGRLFETFLARRDERLTIVGATSGDTGSAAIRAVAGRDRVEIFMLHPSGKVSDVQRRQMTTVRAPNVHNIAIEGSFDDAQRHVKAMFGDASVARSLGGPLNLGAVNSINWARLMAQVVYYFTSALQLGAPDRKVAYSVPTGNFGDVFAGYVAAQMGLPIETLVVATNVNDILYRALTTGDYSAGTVTPTQTPSMDIQVSSNFERLLFDAGGRDGAALAEQMRGFETTKAMQLTNSQREGARSLFQSLRADQQQTARAVQWAYQAAGQIIDPHTAVGLSAARDAVAQDEINPLVPVVTLATAHPAKFPDMIERAVGVRPALPPRVGDLFGREEHFVELSGDYEASRDFVLENAAAAA; encoded by the coding sequence ATGGAATACATCTCCACCAGGGGCAGCGCGCCCGTACTCGATTTCGAAGGCGTCACGCTGGCAGGGCTTGCCTCTGACGGGGGACTTTACCTGCCGCGCGAATGGCCGCGTTTCAGCGAGGCGCAAATCCGCGACTTGCGTGGCTTGCCCTATTGGCAAGTAGCAGTGGAGGTGATGGCGCCTTTTCTCGGCGACAGCCTGACGCGTGAGGAACTGACCGAAATCTGCCAGCAGGTTTACGGCGGCGAATTCAGCCATGCAGCGGTGACACCGCTGGTGCAGCTGGATGAACAGCATTGGCTGCTGGAATTGTTCCACGGCCCGACGCTCGCGTTCAAGGATGTGGCGCTGCAATTGCTGGGCCGGCTGTTCGAGACTTTTCTCGCCCGACGCGACGAACGGCTCACAATCGTTGGCGCGACCAGTGGCGACACCGGCTCCGCCGCGATCAGGGCGGTGGCGGGGCGCGACCGGGTCGAAATCTTCATGCTCCATCCCAGCGGCAAGGTCAGCGATGTCCAGCGCCGCCAGATGACGACGGTGCGCGCGCCCAATGTGCACAACATCGCCATCGAAGGCAGTTTCGACGACGCGCAGCGCCATGTGAAGGCAATGTTCGGCGATGCTTCGGTGGCGCGTTCGCTGGGCGGTCCGCTCAATCTGGGGGCGGTCAATTCGATCAACTGGGCACGGCTGATGGCGCAGGTGGTCTATTACTTCACCTCCGCGCTGCAACTGGGCGCGCCTGATCGCAAGGTCGCCTACAGCGTACCCACGGGCAATTTCGGCGATGTCTTCGCTGGATATGTCGCCGCGCAGATGGGTCTGCCGATCGAAACGCTGGTGGTGGCGACCAACGTCAACGACATCCTCTACCGCGCGCTGACCACCGGAGATTATTCCGCCGGAACGGTCACCCCGACGCAGACCCCGTCGATGGACATTCAGGTCAGCTCCAATTTCGAACGGCTTTTGTTCGATGCAGGAGGACGCGATGGTGCGGCCTTGGCCGAACAGATGCGCGGGTTCGAAACGACCAAGGCGATGCAGCTCACCAATTCCCAGCGCGAAGGCGCCCGATCGCTGTTTCAAAGCCTGCGCGCCGATCAGCAGCAGACCGCGCGGGCGGTGCAGTGGGCCTATCAGGCAGCAGGGCAGATCATCGATCCGCACACCGCCGTGGGCCTCAGCGCCGCACGCGATGCTGTGGCACAGGACGAGATCAATCCGTTGGTTCCAGTGGTCACGCTGGCGACGGCGCACCCGGCAAAATTCCCCGACATGATCGAACGTGCCGTCGGCGTGCGTCCAGCCCTGCCGCCACGCGTGGGCGACCTGTTCGGGCGCGAGGAGCACTTCGTCGAACTGTCCGGTGATTACGAAGCATCGCGCGATTTCGTGCTGGAAAACGCGGCAGCTGCAGCCTGA
- a CDS encoding class I SAM-dependent methyltransferase → MAKLVEQPTVMKCTGWGVDDGYHLLDSGGGRKLEQFGDYTFIRPEPQAMWKPRLPWKAAGEFVPGSDEDGGGRWVMKQELPENGWELGWETVRFTAQPTPFRHLQFFPDMAPVWEWMREQLRGRTDAQTLNLFGYTGLGSLALSDHGPVTHVDASKKSVAQARENAALSGMEDRPIRWLVDDAAKFTAREVRRERRYDGIILDPPKFGRGPKNETWRLEEGLPALIGDCAKLLDANSSFLFLTVYAVRMSSLAIAGLLEEALRDLPGTIEHGDLAVLEEGLGEGAPQRLLPTAIFARWSNPG, encoded by the coding sequence ATGGCGAAACTTGTCGAGCAGCCTACGGTAATGAAATGCACCGGGTGGGGCGTTGATGACGGCTACCACCTGCTCGACAGCGGCGGCGGCCGCAAGCTGGAGCAATTCGGCGACTACACCTTCATCCGTCCCGAACCACAAGCGATGTGGAAACCGCGCCTCCCTTGGAAAGCGGCAGGGGAGTTTGTCCCCGGCTCCGACGAGGACGGCGGCGGTCGTTGGGTGATGAAGCAGGAACTGCCCGAGAATGGCTGGGAACTGGGTTGGGAAACCGTGCGCTTCACTGCGCAGCCCACACCGTTCCGTCACTTGCAATTCTTCCCGGATATGGCCCCGGTGTGGGAATGGATGCGCGAACAGCTGCGCGGGCGGACCGATGCGCAGACGCTCAACCTGTTCGGATACACCGGCCTCGGCTCGCTGGCGCTCAGCGATCATGGCCCTGTCACTCACGTTGATGCGTCGAAGAAGTCGGTGGCGCAGGCGCGGGAGAATGCTGCGCTGTCCGGCATGGAGGATCGCCCGATCCGCTGGCTGGTTGATGACGCGGCCAAGTTCACCGCGCGCGAAGTGCGGCGCGAGCGGCGCTATGACGGGATCATCCTCGACCCGCCGAAATTCGGGCGCGGTCCCAAGAACGAGACATGGCGATTGGAGGAGGGGCTGCCCGCGCTGATCGGTGATTGCGCCAAGCTGCTGGACGCCAACAGCAGCTTCCTGTTCCTGACGGTCTATGCCGTGCGGATGAGCAGCCTTGCGATTGCGGGTTTGCTCGAAGAGGCGCTGCGCGATCTGCCCGGTACGATCGAGCATGGCGATCTGGCGGTTCTGGAAGAAGGGCTGGGCGAGGGCGCTCCGCAACGGCTGCTGCCGACAGCAATTTTCGCAAGGTGGAGCAATCCCGGCTAA
- a CDS encoding dihydroneopterin aldolase codes for MTKTDSLILEVADLEVDVLTGIYSEETGKPQPLRITIQARYDVADRYDPDTPLDASKNYMDLKFAASEGLPKGVHFKLIEAVADHICETLFVQDARVQAVTVKIVKLAIAEANEQIGITLHRERPAL; via the coding sequence ATGACCAAAACCGATTCGCTCATACTCGAAGTCGCCGATCTCGAAGTCGATGTTCTCACCGGCATCTATTCCGAGGAAACCGGCAAGCCGCAGCCGCTGCGGATCACCATTCAGGCGCGTTATGACGTGGCGGATCGGTATGATCCCGATACGCCGCTGGATGCGAGCAAGAATTACATGGACCTCAAATTCGCCGCTTCCGAAGGCTTGCCCAAGGGCGTGCACTTCAAGCTGATCGAGGCGGTCGCCGATCACATCTGCGAAACCCTGTTCGTGCAGGATGCACGGGTCCAGGCGGTGACGGTCAAGATCGTCAAGCTGGCGATTGCCGAAGCGAACGAACAGATCGGCATCACGCTCCACCGCGAACGCCCGGCGCTCTGA
- a CDS encoding Rossmann fold domain-containing protein gives MADKQRVFTVEHLPADGLAAGAAFFAGHLAGARAVIEEADVEALAIVLPPAGPDHTDWRRAVARDLARAYTPKRVNVVAGEEGAELDALLAYLGNAPGVTGHYCEVHDQGI, from the coding sequence ATGGCGGACAAGCAGCGGGTCTTCACGGTTGAACACCTGCCTGCCGATGGTCTTGCGGCGGGGGCTGCTTTCTTTGCCGGACACCTTGCTGGCGCACGCGCCGTGATCGAGGAGGCTGACGTTGAAGCTCTCGCAATCGTCTTGCCACCCGCCGGCCCCGATCACACCGACTGGCGTCGGGCCGTCGCACGCGATCTGGCGCGGGCCTATACCCCGAAAAGGGTCAATGTGGTGGCAGGAGAGGAAGGCGCTGAACTCGACGCCCTGCTAGCCTATTTGGGGAATGCACCCGGCGTTACGGGGCATTATTGTGAGGTCCATGACCAAGGGATCTGA
- the moaA gene encoding GTP 3',8-cyclase MoaA, protein MTKGSDRKPDLIVLDNTPASRAAPLVDAFRRRISYLRLSVTDRCDLRCTYCMPERMTFLPKKEVLTLEELYELAAGFIDRGVTKIRITGGEPLVRRDIMDLFSALGRRLGHGLEELTLTTNATQLAGHADALVKAGVRRVNISLDTLDRDRFARLTRRDALPQVMEGIAAAKAAGLKVKLNAVALKGVNEDELPDLIAWAHGQGHDVTLIEVMPLGDVEEERLDQYLPLSDVRDQLERRWTLRDNDASTGGPARYVDIAETGGRLGFITPHTNNFCAGCNRLRVTATGQLYPCLGGSERVDLRAALRSDDPQAELADALERAMMIKPEKHHFRMDQRGADPHLARHMSMTGG, encoded by the coding sequence ATGACCAAGGGATCTGACCGCAAGCCCGATCTGATCGTGCTCGACAACACTCCGGCAAGCCGTGCCGCGCCGTTGGTGGACGCATTTCGGCGGCGCATTTCCTATCTGCGTCTTTCGGTGACTGACCGGTGCGATCTGCGCTGCACCTATTGCATGCCCGAGAGGATGACTTTCCTTCCCAAGAAGGAAGTCCTGACGCTGGAGGAATTGTACGAACTGGCGGCGGGCTTCATCGATCGCGGGGTGACCAAGATACGGATCACAGGCGGTGAGCCGCTGGTGCGGCGCGACATCATGGACCTGTTTTCGGCGCTTGGTCGCAGGCTGGGACACGGGCTTGAGGAATTGACGCTCACCACCAATGCGACCCAGCTTGCAGGTCATGCCGATGCGCTGGTGAAGGCCGGGGTGCGGCGGGTCAACATTTCGCTCGATACGCTGGATCGTGATCGCTTTGCTCGGCTCACCCGGCGTGATGCGCTGCCGCAGGTGATGGAAGGGATCGCCGCAGCCAAGGCGGCCGGATTGAAGGTGAAGCTCAACGCCGTCGCGCTTAAAGGCGTGAACGAAGACGAATTGCCGGACCTGATCGCATGGGCGCATGGGCAGGGGCACGATGTCACCCTGATCGAGGTGATGCCGCTGGGCGATGTCGAGGAAGAGCGGCTCGACCAGTATCTGCCGCTGAGCGATGTGCGCGATCAGTTGGAGCGGCGCTGGACGCTGCGCGACAATGATGCCTCCACTGGCGGGCCTGCGCGCTATGTCGACATTGCTGAAACTGGCGGTCGGCTCGGCTTCATCACGCCCCACACCAACAACTTCTGCGCCGGGTGTAATCGGTTGAGGGTGACGGCTACCGGTCAGCTTTACCCCTGCCTCGGCGGGAGCGAACGGGTCGATCTGCGGGCTGCGCTGCGTTCAGACGATCCGCAGGCCGAATTGGCCGACGCGCTGGAACGGGCGATGATGATCAAGCCGGAAAAGCATCACTTCCGTATGGACCAGCGCGGTGCCGACCCGCATCTGGCGCGGCATATGTCGATGACGGGTGGCTGA
- a CDS encoding MoaD/ThiS family protein, translated as MPGVRIVLLGKLADLGGSPEIALPAPLDWTGLLAGLPEGLAQAAQDPRNRIAVNGALVADKASLAAAAGDEIAMLPPVSGG; from the coding sequence ATGCCGGGAGTGCGCATAGTCTTGCTGGGCAAGCTTGCCGATCTGGGGGGATCACCAGAGATTGCCTTGCCAGCGCCGCTCGATTGGACGGGATTGCTGGCTGGCTTGCCCGAAGGTTTGGCACAGGCGGCGCAAGACCCGCGCAATCGTATTGCCGTCAATGGCGCGCTTGTCGCTGACAAAGCGTCTCTGGCTGCGGCAGCGGGCGACGAGATCGCGATGCTGCCCCCGGTGTCTGGCGGATAG